In one window of Mus pahari chromosome 3, PAHARI_EIJ_v1.1, whole genome shotgun sequence DNA:
- the Lamp5 gene encoding lysosome-associated membrane glycoprotein 5, translating to MDLRGRTLLCGDRLRILLMFFHVMAQTVAEQEVENLSGLSTNPEKDIFVVRENGTTCLMAEFAAKFIVPYDVWASNYVDLITEQAEISLTRGAEVKGHCGHNESELQVSWVNQAYTLRMLFVKESHNTSKGPEATWNLSKVQFFYDSSEKTHFKDAVKAKKHTANSHHLSALVTPAGMSYECQAQQTISLASSDPQKTVTMILSAVHIQPFDIISDFVFSEEHKCPVDEREQLEETLPLILGLILGLVIVITLVIYHIHHKMTANQVQIPRDRSQYKHMG from the exons ATGGATCTCCGAGGAAGAACCCTTCTCTGTGGAGACAGACTTCGGATTCTCCTAATGTTCTTCC ATGTAATGGCCCAAACCGTGGCAGAACAAGAAGTGGAAAATCTTTCGGGCCTTTCCACGAACCCGGAGAAAGACATATTTGTGGTGCGAGAAAATGGGACGACGTGTCTCATGGCAGAGTTTGCAGCCAAATTTATTGTACCTTATGATGTGTGGGCCAGCAATTATGTGGAT CTGATCACAGAGCAGGCTGAGATCTCCTTGACCCGGGGAGCTGAGGTGAAGGGTCACTGTGGCCACAACGAGTCGGAGCTGCAGGTGTCCTGGGTAAATCAAGCCTACACACTCAGAATGCTCTTTGTAAAG GAAAGTCACAAcacttccaaaggaccagaggcGACTTGGAATCTGAGCAAGGTGCAGTTTTTCTATGATTCTTCGGAGAAGACTCACTTTAAAGACGCTGTCAAGG cgAAGAAGCACACCGCCAACTCTCATCACCTCTCTGCCTTGGTCACCCCAGCTGGGATGTCCTATGAGTGTCAGGCTCAGCAGACCATTTCTCTGGCCTCCAGTGATCCTCAGAAGACTGTCACCATGATCCTGTCTGCAGTGCACATCCAGCCCTTTGACATCATCTCTGACTTTGTCTTCAGTGAAG AACATAAATGTCCAGTGGATGAGCGAGAGCAGTTGGAAGAGACCCTGCCCCTGATCCTGGGCCTCATCTTGGGCCTTGTCATTGTCATAACACTTGTGATCTACCACATCCACCATAAAATGACTGCCAATCAAGTGCAGATCCCCAGGGACCGTTCCCAGTACAAGCACATGGGCTAG